Proteins encoded within one genomic window of Humulus lupulus chromosome 1, drHumLupu1.1, whole genome shotgun sequence:
- the LOC133821712 gene encoding uncharacterized protein LOC133821712: MEDCQNWLALCLLDEMKSSGSFFTWKNKQEGNARIYSKLDRVLKNEEWMDTFPNTKGEFQFEACSDHCYYLIKNLEIENLGFKPFWYFNFWSKLHLFKENVKHGWDKPIYGGGLDGIMRKLLRLKYVFKRFNRKDIGDVQANYQYAKEVVIKAQVNLEKSPWVGSLQNAECDAQAAYKYNAHLYESFLRQQSKTTWLQFGDENTSYFHASLKKRREENPITAYIDNQGVVIDKYDMIEFGNKPDLDSQLALIKPFSRGDVKKAFFIIHSIKSLGPDGYGSDFFKVMWPEIGDDVSGAILNFFLIGQIPNELNDVVISLVPKTEIPATAVDNRPITCCNTLYKCISKMLCSRLAEVLPYLVDLSKAYDTIDWDFLEDLLKALCFPSKFINWIMVCLCGTSYSLMMNGRIHGRFKGEKGLRQGDPIPPLLFVLVMDYLTHLLQLASQDKNFKFHPMYFCDASSLSANKSKSHIYFGGVDEASKHSILVVVDIEEASFPLKYLEIQLRPTKWKASNYGPTIKKIQMRLL, from the exons ATGGAGGACTGTCAAAATTGGTTAGCTTTATGTTTACTTGATGAGATGAAAAGTTCAGGTTCGTTTTTTACTTGGAAAAATAAGCAAGAGGGGAATGCAAGAATTTATTCCAAACTTGATAGGGTGTTGAAAAATGAAGAATGGATGGATACTTTCCCAAACACTAAAGGAGAGTTTCAATTTGAAGCTTGTTCGGATCATTGCTACTACCTTATTAAGAATTTGGAGATTGAAAATCTTGGGTTTAAGCCTTTCTGGTACTTCAATTTCTGGTCTAAGCTTCATCTTTTCAAAGAAAATGTCAAACACGGTTGGGATAAGCCTATCTATGGTGGAGGTTTAGATGGtattatgaggaaacttttaagATTGAAATATGTTTTTAAAAGGTTTAATAGGAAGGATATAGGTGATGTTCAAGCTAACTATCAATATGCTAAAGAGGTTGTTATTAAAGCTCAAGTAAATCTTGAAAAGAGTCCTTGGGTGGGGTCTCTTCAAAATGCTGAGTGTGACGCTCAAGCTGCTTACAAGTATAATGCCCATCTCTATGAGAGTTTTCTAAGACAACAAAGTAAGACCACTTGGCTCCAATTTGGGGATGAAAATACTTCGTATTTCCATGCTAGCTTAAAGAAAAGGAGGGAAGAAAATCCTATCACTGCATATATAGATAATCAAGGGGTTGTTATAGATAAATATGATATG ATAGAGTTTGGCAACAAACCAGATTTGGATAGCCAGCTTGCTTTGATTAAGCCTTTCTCGAGGGGTGATGTCAAAAAAGCTTTCTTCATCATTCATTCGATAAAAAGCCTGGGGCCTGATGGTTATGGATCAGATTTCTTTAAAGTTATGTGGCCTGAGATTGGTGATGATGTTTCTGGTGCAATTCTGAATTTCTTTCTCATAGGACAAATCCCAAATGAGCTCAACGACGTTGTGATATCTTTGGTGCCTAAAACTGAAATTCCAGCTACAGCAGTTGACAATAGGCCTATCACTTGTTGCAACACGCTTTATAAATGCATTTCTAAAATGCTTTGTTCTCGTTTGGCAGAGGTGCTTCCCTACTTG GTGGATCTTAGCAAGGCATATGATACTATTGACTGGGATTTTTTGGAAGACTTGCTTAAAGCTCTTTGTTTCCCATCTAAGTTTATCAATTGGATTATGGTGTGTCTCTGTGGCACGTCTTACTCCTTGATGATGAATGGGAGGATTCATGGTAGATTTAAGGGAGAGAAAGGTCTTAGACAAGGGGATCCAATTCCCCCTTTGCTATTTGTTTTGGTAATGGATTACTTGACCCATCTTCTTCAACTTGCTTCCCAAGATAAAAATTTTAAGTTCCACCCTATGT ATTTCTGTGATGCTTCAAGTTTGTCTGCTAATAAGAGCAAGTCTCATATTTACTTTGGAGGTGTTGATGAGGCAAGTAAGCATAGTATTTTGGTAGTTGTTGACATTGAAGAAGCCTCGTTTCCTCTCAAATATCTTGAGATTCAATTGAGGCCGACTAAATGGAAAGCTTCAAATTATGGTCCTACTATTAAGAAGATTCAAATGAGACTTCtatag